A single region of the Oncorhynchus keta strain PuntledgeMale-10-30-2019 chromosome 4, Oket_V2, whole genome shotgun sequence genome encodes:
- the LOC118383994 gene encoding uncharacterized protein LOC118383994, protein MISPLWLVGAICCLTLLPVWLEAKSLLNTIKQEEMSPVSDVSIDSDKAHGFLTHSRPKRNVEPRWYRGNPDFQAYYRYYNSIGHTEGLYEIDRIRLLYQQMRQLEHVYGPNASHFQNKLGVPTIKKCDPAMDKKCKALPPPPPAPIKSTSQPPPAPAISQADVMYLCNAKDPLCKPHIVYLPTGALPVLCDPRYHPSCNLHKLPPPPPPPMLKKSAPQLPPTAPKKSSPPPAPIHTYKGMEYDCNPYWDPDCLIDHPPRPFHGKAGPPPPPVEEEPAEASPPPAASNKKVAHPYPYYGYPYNYNYGHELYDPVRFQYPSPPYDSPDDSGSD, encoded by the exons ATGATTTCTCCATTGTGGCTGGTGGGGGCAATATGCTGTCTAACGTTGCTACCAG TTTGGCTGGAAGCAAAGTCTCTTCTGAATACTATCAAGCAGGAAG AAATGAGCCCTGTTAGTGATGTGAGTATTGATTCGGACAAGGCTCATGGCTTCCTGACTCACTCACGACCAAAGCGCAATGTGGAACCCAGGTGGTACAGAGGCAACCCTGACTTCCAGGCTTACTACCGCTACTACAATAGCATTGGACAcacagagggg CTGTATGAGATTGACCGGATCAGGCTGCTGTACCAGCAGATGAGGCAGCTGGAGCATGTATACGGCCCCAACGCCTCACACTTCCAGAACAAACTGGGAGTACCCACCATCAAGAAGTGTGACCCGGCCATGGACAAAAAATGCAAAGccctaccccctccccctcctgccCCAATAAAAAGCACATCTCAACCCCCTCCTGCTCCTGCCATCTCCCAGGCTGACGTCATGTACCTGTGCAATGCCAAGGACCCCCTCTGCAAGCCCCATATTGTCTACCTCCCCACCGGGGCATTGCCCGTACTGTGCGACCCCCGCTACCACCCCTCCTGCAACCTCCACAagctccctccaccaccaccacccccaatgCTTAAAAAATCTGCCCCACAACTACCACCAACCGCCCCAAAAAAGTCATCTCCCCCTCCGGCCCCCATCCACACCTACAAGGGCATGGAGTATGACTGCAATCCCTACTGGGACCCAGACTGCCTGATAGACCACCCACCCAGACCATTCCATGGCAAAGCTGGCCCACCCCCTCCTCCCGTTGAGGAGGAACCAGCTGAGGCCTCGCCACCCCCTGCAGCCAGCAACAAGAAAGTGGCCCATCCCTATCCCTACTATGGCTACCCCTATAACTATAACTATGGGCATGAACTCTATGATCCAGTCCGCTTCCAGTACCCCTCACCACCTTATGATTCCCCTGATGATAGTGGTAGTGACTAG